Genomic window (Chionomys nivalis chromosome 7, mChiNiv1.1, whole genome shotgun sequence):
TCGTAGATGATGTTGTTTTCCTTCCGTGAGCACAGGACCAGGTTTGAGGTTGTGCCTCTGGGCTGTTGAGGACATCTCAGCAGACCCTTCAAGTTCCTGCACGTGTTAAGAAATTGAATTAAGTGTACTTGTTTAGAGGTGTGTTTTTGAGCCCGATttctggtgggttttgtttttagaaacaggCTGTATGGGCCCTGAGtgctcactttgtagcccaggctgacctcagatctAGAGCTCGGGGgtcctttctcagcctcccaagtgtgaggatttgttatgtttgttttgtatttctctttattGCATATGTATGCActggtggaggtcagaagacaatttgcgGGAGTTGGTTCCCCTACTGGGTGGGTCTCAGGAACTAAACTCAAGCCCCTGGATTTGGCGGCAGGTACCTTAATCCACTCAACTGTCTCACTGGCGTCTCTATTTCTTTTGGGTATTGACCCAGAAGTGGAATTGCTGTATCCTGCATGGTATGGCTGGCCTTAAGATAATGCCGGGGGCCAGAGGGTCTGCAAGCATCTACTTAGCATTCCTGGggccctgggttcatttcccagcactgggTAAATGGCATGGTCGAGCACCCCTGCTACCGCAGCACTTTTGGCAGTCGCAGAAGGATCAGGAGCATTTGAGGTTCTCCTCAGGCACACAGTGAATTCAGGACCTGcccagctacatgagaccctctctgAAAAACTCGGTCACATTTCAGGGCTGCCAGAGGCAGTACAGCAAAGAAtgctgtggtcctggtgtctGGACCTGGTATAAAAGTCAGCGTAGCTAGTGCCTTGAGCAGGCTCTGAGCCCCAGTGCTTCCTGTGAAGTGCCCTGTCCCCGAAGCAGTTACTAACAGATGGAGTTGAGAATGCACGCTAATCCTGTGCCGCTAGTCTTTGAAGCATGAAGCACTTCATGGCTTTTATAGCTGGGAGTTGTAGGTAGTATCTGAAACGTTTGCATGGAACTTGGAGCCAGGGATTTGACAAGTACCCAGAATGGCCCAATCTAGGAAGCAGATGTGTGCTGTGCGTTTGGAAATGTCTTCACTTTGAAACACAACCGGTATGGTTTGGATTTGAGTGCAACTGGAACTTGTCTAAGCTGAAGTCACAAGATTGTTGTGCAGTACAGGACCAGGAAactgggactggagggatggatTAAGAGTTAGGAGCCctgaccaggtggtggtgcatgcttttaatcccactaTATGTCCACAGTATTCTTGTGTGCAGAGCACTTGATTTCCAGAAGTGGAGTGCTAGAAGGGTGTTAATCCCAGCAGATGACCCCTTCGCCTCCTTGACAGACTGTCCCTTTCAAGGGTTGTCATAGGTCATTTTAGAGTGTTCCGAGATGCTGTGTTGAGGGGGCCAAGTGTGGATTTCGTGTGCATGCGCAAATGAATTAATTGAGTAAACCCCAAGACCCATTAAGTATACAGAGGAAAATGTAGCTTTCCAGTATGGTCAGCGTTTAAAGTCAGGGAAAGAACGAGGAGGTAGGAGCTTGTTGGGCTGTCTGACCAGTTGTGGCCATTCGTTCTGTACCACTGGCAGGAATGTAAGGCACATGACCTGTGTGGTTCTctaccagttctttttttttttttttttttaagatttatttattatacacgCCTACacggcagaagagggcaccacatctcattacaCATGGTAAAAGCCACCATGCTTTGTAGTTggaaatttaactcaggacctatggaagagtagccagtgctctgaactgctgagccatctctccaggccctcggCTTCATCCTTAATTCTGGTCTCTTTGACAGCTGTCAAGATCAAGAAGAACAAGGATAATGTGAAGTTCAAGGTTCGCTGCAGCAGGTACCTTTACACCCTGGTCATCACAGACAAGGAGAAAGCCGAGAAGCTGAAACAGTCCCTGCCCCCTGGTAAGTAAGCCTGATACAGAGTGGTTGGTGAAGGTGGCCAGGTCCCTGCTTCAGGTCATCCCCAGATTAGGAGAGCCACTTTGTGGGGGGTATTTGTCTTCGCTGTGAACGGTGCTGGGGCATGGTTGTGATTCGTAGATTCCGTCTGATCCCCAAAATAGCATCCTTGGCCCTAGGCAGTTTATAGTTGATTTAATCCTCACACACCCCTACTTAGGAATCATCCCAAGTTTGCAGAGGGGGGAGCCTGTGAAATGCAGTGGGCTAGGTCTGCAGGGACCATACGTGTCAACCATCTTTCTTTCCCCAGGCTTGGCAGTAAAGGAGCTGAAATGAAGCAGACTTCTGTGTTTGAGTATTAAAAACTCTAAAAAATCATATGTGTCCTCAGTCTTTAATGGGAAGTGATGTCACTGTGGCGGAAGGCGGTGCATGCTCCCGGGGCTGGAAGGTGCGCTGTGGGGTGGGTTACCTCCTGGCAAGTAACTGTAGGCTGAGCAGCGTGCCCGTCCTCCCTGGATGTTCAGCCTTGCAATACCCCTGGGTGCGCTGGGAAGTGTTCCCCCTGTGAGACTTGGGAAAGTCGGGGGTAAGGATAGAATCTGGGGGGCGGGGTGTCTGCCATGAACAGCTTGGGAGCAGGAAGAAGTGGGGCTCCAATGCCTCTGGGCATTGCATtgtacacagtgcacatacatgcatacaagcaaaatgacactttttttttttagtaggtAGAcaattttcaagaattttttaaaaaatagggcaaAGTTAACTGTTCCTGTCCAGCAAAGTGTCTTTGAACCACACTGGGTTTACCACCAGGTGGCACCCTATTACAATGATGTGAATGAGCCACATAACTGGTGGGGGGGTGGAGATAAGATCCCAGGCTGGCAGGaatcccatcctcctgcctccacctgagTGCAGGGGCTGTAGGTGCGGTGAGTGCCTACCCTATTAAATGCGCTAAGGTTGTCggttctttctctgctcttaaaAAGTGTGGTACAGCAGAGGGTTATTGAATACTTGAGTAGGTTCTAACTGGAAGTGGTGTGCTTGCTGGAGAGTTGCGGGAGCTGTGAGCTCATGGAAGATGACTTTGTTTATCCCAGGAGTGGGTGGGGCGGGATAGAATCCGTGGTGTTAACGGATTCTAGGACAGTTTACAgctttggcttttttgtttccAGCATATTTCTCAAAGACTCCCTGGCTCCTAGGAGACTGACAGGATTTGTCTGGCATTGTGGTCCACTGAAGGCGCCTTTTCATGCCATGCCTCCTACCCTGGCAAGCCTGAATCACGTAGGGTGcttctgtggtccaggctggctcTAGAGACTCAATAATGTCTTTGTGCCCTCAGGTAGCAGGGCACACTGCTAAGGTTCCAGCGAGTGTTTTGTCAGTGTAGGGCGTACTGAGCTCTGCTGTGGTTGGCTTCCCCTCACCTCTGCCTCGGTATACCGGGAGCAGCCAGATGCTCAGCGGACTCTGGTCTCCTGAGCTACACACGGTAGCCGTGCCATAACCCTGAGGGAAAGCTCAGAACTTGGCTGTTGCAGTGCAGCTCCTCTGACTCTGCACCAGGTTCAAAATCACAAAAGTTACTAGCTGGGTACATGAACGGTCTTGTCCTGGGGCCACTGAAGACAGGTATGCAGGACACTGGGCAGCACCTCGGGATCTTCTGACTGAAGGGGCTGGCTGTATCAGGTTCAGAGGCTGAGGGCATATCTGCCTTTTACTTGCTTCAACCAGCCTCACTCCCCGTCCGTTCCCTTTTCTCTACTTCCTATtgcattgtttttttatttgggaCAGGGTAAAGGGGTTTTCTCTTGAGGCCCTCCCACATTGCCTGGACTGCTCTGAGCTTGTGACCCTCCACTTCCTGCAATCTCAGGCCTATGGGCATAGGTCACCATGCCcgctgtttctctctgtctgatTTACATGTATCAGAATACACTTGTGATCTCAGTACCTGGGAAACAAGCAGGATGGCCACATGcccaaggtcagcctaggctacctaacaagaccctgtcttagtAGAAAAAGGGAGCcaggtgtgcacacctttaatcccagaactcaagaggcaggcagatctgtgagtttgagatcagcctgatctacagagtgagttctagcacAGTCATGGCTGTTACTGAGAAACCCTCGAGGTAGGGGTAGGGGGGATAAAGATggaaagaaacagactcacccttCTGGGTGTAGATCTACGAatctttggggtttttgtttttgttttgataaggtttctctgtagctttggtgcctgttctggaactaggtcttgtacaccaggctggccttgaactcacagagattcccaaACTCCATCCCCGCCCCCCAAACATGCCAATGTAGGGTTCTGAAACACTGGGAATCCTCATAAGAGGTTTAAAACCTCCCctactggggactggagagatgactcaggttaagcaattcccagcaaccacatggtggctcacagccatctttaatgagatctgatgccctcttctggcctgcaggcacacatgcaagcagaacactgcaTAATAAATCTTTAACCAGATTCAGCAACTACAGGATGGAGCGATGGTGAGGAGGGGCCCCAAATGGCTGGGCAGAGCAGGATGGAGCAAGGGCGTCTGTTCTGTTTCAAGATGCCACAAGTCTGTTAATGGTCCTCAAGAATTTAGGTGTAAACTAGGGGTAGACACTCACTGATACAGACTGAGGTAGACATCACCGCTGATCAGGCTGCCTTTGCCGCTTGTTCTGCCCAGGGG
Coding sequences:
- the Rpl38 gene encoding 60S ribosomal protein L38 gives rise to the protein MPRKIEEIKDFLLTARRKDAKSVKIKKNKDNVKFKVRCSRYLYTLVITDKEKAEKLKQSLPPGLAVKELK